The genome window AAAACGAATGGTGGTGGAGGCCACTGGTAAACGAGAAGATTCTCCACCCAACACCGTGGAAGATAGGGTGGTAAAAATGCCGTTCGAGTTCAGACACCTTGAAATTCCAGATGTTATTCTAATCAAACCCCGTGTTTTTGAAGATGACAGGGGCTTTTTCATGGAAACTTACAAAAAACCGGATTTTGAGAAAGCTGGGATAAAAGAGGAATTTATTCAAGACAATTACTCTCGCTCGAAATACGGTGTTTTAAGGGGTCTCCACTTCCAGCGCGAGCCCTACGCTCAGGCCAAAATTGTTAGGGTCATACGAGGTGTTATCTACGATGTTGCCGTGGATTTAAGGAGGGACTCACCAACGTTTGGCAAGTACATAGGGGTCATAATCTCCGAGCACAACAAGTGGCAACTCTACATTCCAAAGGGCTTTGCCCATGGCTTTGTCGTGCTGAGTGACGTTGCCGAAGTAGTCTACAAAGTGGACAACGTCTACGCACCGGATTATGAGGGTGGAATAATCTGGAACGACCCGGAGATAGGTATAAACTGGCCCGTTGATAATCCGGTAGTCTCGGAAAAAGACAAGAAATGGCCGACACTAAAGGAGGCAGGTGAGAAAGGATGGGTGTTTTGATACACTACTGTCGCAAAACATTTTATAACGCTCTGATAAAAATACACTAGCGGTGATTGGATATGGGAAAAATCGCCATTGAGATCAACATCCCTGACGAGATCCTGAAGACAATTGACCTCAAGCGGCTGAAACGAATCGTTGAGAGGGAGATTGCTATAGAGTACAGTGTCCAGAAGCTTCACGGAAAGTTCAAGAACATGGATCTTAAAAAACTCCTAAGAGAGGTCGAAGAGGAATGGACCGTCTGACGGCCTTCATAGACACCAACATAATAATTGAGCACCTTGGAGGCAATATTGACCTCCTCGACTTAAGGGAGAGGTTTGACATCCTGTATTCTAACAGCATAGTGTTCAGTGAGGCGCTTATGGTGTACCTAAGAGCATTAACTGGCGAACGCCCGTATACACTCAAACACAACCCCTATATTATCAGGAACCTGAGGGAGGAGCTCCTGGACTTCTCAAGGCTTTTTGAACTTTTCCTTGATCTGGAGATAAACAGGGCTATTGAAACCCTTGCCGTTGAGTACCTGACAAAATACGGCCTGCTGCCGAATGATGCACTCATTCTCGCAACTTGTAAGTTCTACGACGTCAAGTATCTAATTTCGTTTGACAGCGATTTTGCCAATGCCTGTGAGAACGAAGGAATACATCTTCTCGACGATCCAGAGAAGATAACTATGCTTGGTGATGTCCCGTGAGGGTTGCGGTCATTGGCGCAAATGGTCAACTGGGAACGGATATAGTTGAAATACTTAAGGAGGATTCCTCTTTCGAGGTTATTCCCCTGACACACAAAGACTTAGACGTTACCATTCCAGAAACCCTGAAGGTGCTGAAAGAGCTAAAGCCAGATGTCATCATCAACACGGCTGCATATGTCAGAGTTGATGATGCTGAGCTTTATCCGATGAAGGCCTTTGCTGTCAATGCCATCGGCGCGCTGAACGTTGCCAGGATTTCCCGCGAAATTGGTGCAATTAACGTCTACATCAGCACGGACTATGTCTTTGACGGCGAGAAGGAAGAACCATATACTGAGGACGATGTTCCGAACCCGATAAACGTCTACGGAACCAGCAAGTACGCAGGAGAGATTTTCACAAGGAATTATTCCGATAAGTATTACATTATTAGAGTTGCAAGCCTGTACGGGAAGGCTGGAGCCAAGGGGAAGGGGGGTAACTTTGTAAATTGGATCATTGAAAGAGCAAGGCGAGATGAAGAGCTGAGGATAGTTGATGACCAGTTTATGAGCCCAACATACACCATGAACGTTGCAAAGACCCTGAAGGAGTTCTTAAAGCTGAAGCCGGAGTTCGGAGTTTACCACATGGTGAACAAGGGCTACTGCTCGTGGTATGAGTTTGCCAAGGCAGTATTTGAAATATTGGGCTGGGATGTCGAATTGAAGCCTATAAAACCGAGCGAGCTCAACAGGCTGGCGAGGAGGCCAAAGTTTTCGGCGCTTGAGAACAGGGAGCTCCATAAAATCGGACTCAAAATGCCAGGCTGGAGAGAAGGGCTGAAGGAATACCTAAATGAAAAAGGATGGCTATAATCGAGCAGAAGTTTGGCAAGTTGACGCGATAAATGAATCAAAAGAGGAAATCAATGAGTGATAAGAACGGGCTTTGGAAAAGACTTCAAGGGTCAGAGAGCT of Thermococcus sp. contains these proteins:
- the rfbD gene encoding dTDP-4-dehydrorhamnose reductase; this encodes MRVAVIGANGQLGTDIVEILKEDSSFEVIPLTHKDLDVTIPETLKVLKELKPDVIINTAAYVRVDDAELYPMKAFAVNAIGALNVARISREIGAINVYISTDYVFDGEKEEPYTEDDVPNPINVYGTSKYAGEIFTRNYSDKYYIIRVASLYGKAGAKGKGGNFVNWIIERARRDEELRIVDDQFMSPTYTMNVAKTLKEFLKLKPEFGVYHMVNKGYCSWYEFAKAVFEILGWDVELKPIKPSELNRLARRPKFSALENRELHKIGLKMPGWREGLKEYLNEKGWL
- a CDS encoding type II toxin-antitoxin system VapC family toxin produces the protein MDRLTAFIDTNIIIEHLGGNIDLLDLRERFDILYSNSIVFSEALMVYLRALTGERPYTLKHNPYIIRNLREELLDFSRLFELFLDLEINRAIETLAVEYLTKYGLLPNDALILATCKFYDVKYLISFDSDFANACENEGIHLLDDPEKITMLGDVP
- the rfbC gene encoding dTDP-4-dehydrorhamnose 3,5-epimerase; the protein is MPFEFRHLEIPDVILIKPRVFEDDRGFFMETYKKPDFEKAGIKEEFIQDNYSRSKYGVLRGLHFQREPYAQAKIVRVIRGVIYDVAVDLRRDSPTFGKYIGVIISEHNKWQLYIPKGFAHGFVVLSDVAEVVYKVDNVYAPDYEGGIIWNDPEIGINWPVDNPVVSEKDKKWPTLKEAGEKGWVF